Genomic window (Arachis hypogaea cultivar Tifrunner chromosome 13, arahy.Tifrunner.gnm2.J5K5, whole genome shotgun sequence):
gtgtcggacacatttcggacacgacactcgTCCGATACGCCTGTCCAACCATGtcttaataaaaaacaaaaaattcttctccggacaCACCTAAAATGCCATCACGTGTCAGAGTGTCTAgtcttatttttaacatatattcttaaaataaatttagatatagtatatattattatttattaaaacaaaaaatattttaaatacttgatataattaaaataagacattaaaaataattaaaaaatttaatttatattttaatattaataaaatattaaaatatcattacaatttatttaaaaaatactttatattttatatgtatacgtATCCCATattatgtaagattttaaaattcgcgtgtcggcaTATCCGTATCGTCCatagttttatatattttaatatatgaaaTAGTAGATAATTATAATTAGTTTGAGGACTTACGAGGATGAATGATTTGATATGATTTCTGGTCAACTCAACCTCAGAATCTTTATCCTCCGAAACATCAAGTAAAATGTCAAGAAAATCCTTCactttattatcattatcatcacaACCCTTATTCAcaaccttcttcttccttctaagATTCTCGCGGTCAGAGATAATCTTCTCCAACAGTGCATCATACCTCTTATGAATCTGCATGGCTCTCTTCTTGAAACCCTGCAAGTCCAACACCTTAAGGAACCCTAAAAAGTCCGAAACATTGAACTCTCCGAAGATCTTAGTCACTTCTCGGACCAAAACCCTAGCCTCTTCGGCTTGGCTATCTGTCCCAGAACTCTTGATGCTGAGCATCATCTGAGATATGATGTTGTTGGAGAGCTTCATAAGCATTTCGGTTAGGTTTACACTCTCATTAGCCATTGATTTTTCAGCCAGAGATCGAATGAACCCGTGGAGTTCCCTCGTTCGAATGGGGAGAAACTGCGACAAAGTTCGGCTCCCCAAAAGCTCACTGGTGCTGAGTTTTTTCATAAACTTCCAATAGGTGTTATATGGGGAAAAAGCAAAGGTGGAATCATGGTAGGTAACTATGTTTATAGCCATATTCATTTTCCGAGAAGAGTATGTGAGCTCGTTTTCTTTGAGAAACTCTTTGGCAAGAGATGGGTTGCTTGCAACtacgaaccgaaccgaaccggtttTAAGGAGTATAATGGGTCCATATTTGTGTGAGAggtctttgaaggcttggtggatTAAGGGTTTGAGAAGGTGGAGGTGACCAATTATGGGAAGTGATGGTGGGCTTGGAGGGTAACTCAAACATGATTTGTTTCTCTTGGAAGAAGAGAACATtttgagaaagagaagagagaagagaagagctaCCATTATCATGGGAAGAGAAATCATCTTAGGTTATTAGATtgtgttttgattgatgaatttgttGAATAATAGAAACCATAATATATAATGGAGAAAGAGTAGGGAGGTGAAATTTGCTTTTTGGTTAAGGAGAAGTATAGGTAACcaataagatttttgaataatgtgtaaacaatgtgaattaacagagttaaaagagtaaatttaattagtaatattaaattaggatgtagtgtattttcatttgatttgtggttgttcatattgtttaaaATAGTCATTGTTTACCTACCACTCCCCATTGGTTAATTATGATTTTGGtctttaaatattaattagaaaattatttttgtttttaatctttttttgtataaaaaattgtctctaaaatttaacttggttttaaaatcgtcctatCTTAGAAACTAAAATTGTACGAAAATAGCGgcgaaaataaagatagaagtagatcgtaaacaattttttttcttcttttctttttttcattcttcttcttcctttcttttttcacaggagtaaaaacattttttttatattttataattattttattatggataatttaatttaaaattttaatatttaaataaaaaaattattttaaaaacaaaaaaattttcaatccatACCTTAAAAAGCAAAATCTTACCTAACCTTTTGCCTTTGTACCTACCCTTGTTGGTATATCATACGTTAAGCCTATTTATAGAATGCATGGTTAACGTATATCATAGGTTAATAAGCCTGTATATAGAATGCATGGTCATCTAATTAATTAACATGGGGCTTTAATAGTCCACTTACTTGACTTGATATATAGATGGGacgtatataattatatatagttatataccattattaatacgttgaatttttttgtttctttgattGGCAAAAATTTAGGTAATGTAATCACGCACACACAAATAATGAATAAGCAAGAGTGGTTAAAATATGAGAAATAGTAATTTAACGAATAATTCTAATTAACCATATATCATGTGCCAAcctttaggtagcatttggtagagagatagagactgaaagaCTGAGACTAAAAGACAGAGACCGAAATAAATCTCAATATTGTATTTGGTACAAagtgagagacagaaattgaaataagaatgaagttctaatttaatttgtacaaaagataaaattataattaattaattgaaatagagtattttaagtataaaatgttattaaagttttagcttttgtctttaaaaatttcagtctcatatgtctctactttttggaggtattaaaatactaaaatttttgagATAGAGATAGAAATTTTAGTACCCATCTCTGAgtcaacaaacataatactgagtctCGCTCAATCTCCTAATTtctgtctcaatacctcaaaacaaacgaaTTTTATAACTAGATTTTGATGTGATCAAACACTAATACTTTATTTaactcttcattttttttatcatcaaattgaaataaataaattttggtAATCCAAAGATCAGAactcttaaaatattaatgaaataGCAGATCTAGATGGTAGTAAACAAAGAATATTTTCCGTGTAGGTTAATGTTTGGCAGGTTTCTCATCAATGACTGGAAGTTGAAAATCCGCTAGGTttctattttgaaaatatattataaagAGAAAGTATAAATTatcttataaattaattttaaattaattttgaagtaaataaaatatctttttgagtaattttgaaaaagataaagtataCTATAtgactttttaatattttctcaaaaataatgttttaagattaattttaaaaaactaaaatatcttcttggtttaaagttatttaattatgttaggaataaaaatttaagataCTAAAAATTTccttttagtattaattttttaaatgactaaaatattcttataattcatcattttaaaatactaaaaatttatttttgacacGTCAATTCAAAATCATTTGC
Coding sequences:
- the LOC112736589 gene encoding cytochrome P450 93B16, translating into MISLPMIMVALLFSLLFLKMFSSSKRNKSCLSYPPSPPSLPIIGHLHLLKPLIHQAFKDLSHKYGPIILLKTGSVRFVVASNPSLAKEFLKENELTYSSRKMNMAINIVTYHDSTFAFSPYNTYWKFMKKLSTSELLGSRTLSQFLPIRTRELHGFIRSLAEKSMANESVNLTEMLMKLSNNIISQMMLSIKSSGTDSQAEEARVLVREVTKIFGEFNVSDFLGFLKVLDLQGFKKRAMQIHKRYDALLEKIISDRENLRRKKKVVNKGCDDNDNKVKDFLDILLDVSEDKDSEVELTRNHIKSFILDYFTAATDTTAISVEWSIAELFNNPRVLKKAQEEVDRVSGNQRLVCENDNSNLPYIHAIIKETLRLHPPIPLLMRKGINDCVISGYNIPKGSILCINIWAMGRDPTIWDSPLEFRPERFLEGQGNALDTKGHHFELLPFGTGRRGCPGMPLAMRELPAIIGALVQCFDWNMFDSKEKLLDHGIPIDMDERPGLTAPRAHDLICIPVARLNPIPFLQL